The Nostoc sp. NIES-3756 DNA window ATACTACCAATAGTTCAGGTATTCCCCCTATCCATCCAGGGGCGATCGCTTTCTACGAGCAAAGCCAACCTTCGTTTATCCAAGAACATGCTGACTACGTAGCTTTGCTGCTGACAGTTGTTTTACTAATTTTTTCTTGGCTGCGACAAATCAAAATTTGGATAGAAGGGCGTAAGAAAAATGAGGCTGATGAATATATTGAATCAGCCATTAAATTGATGAATAAAAGTTTAGGTGATGTAGTTTTTAGACAACAATTACTTGATGAAGCCTTTAACGCAGCAGCTAAAGCCCTAATTCAAGAAAGGATTTCTCAAGAATCTTTTAGAACTTTTAACGAAGCTTATAAAACTACAAGGGAAGCACTAGAGCGGGAAGCAAAATTTGACATAGAAAATATCGAGAAAAATCAGAGAGAACTGGCAGCGAAATACATCAAAGAAGTTGTAGAATTGCTCAACTATGATATGCAAAACAAAGATTTATTACAGCAAAAAATTGATGTAATTCTCAGAGAAGTAGCGCAAAGATTAATTGCAGACGAGATATCAGAAGAATCTTTCCGAACCTTTATTGAAGCATATAAAACTACAAGAGACGCAATTGAGCGAAATTAGGAGGGAATCAGTGCTGAGTGCTGAAGCGCGGAAGCGGGGCGATGAGCAGCGTGATGAGTAGAAAGTGAGGAAAGTTTTATCTCCCTCATCTTCCTCATCTCCCTCATCCTCCCCCACTCCCCACAGCCTCAATCGCCGCCTCAAGTGCGATCGCCACATGCGTCCAATGAGTACCCCCTTGGCAATACACTACATAAGGCTCACGCAAAGGCCCATCCGCCGAAAACTCTAAGGTACTCCCCTCAATAAACGTCCCGCCAGCCATCACTACCTGGCTCTCATACCCCGGCATAGCATCAGGAACGGGGTCTAGATAAGAACCCACCGGAGAATTTTGTTGTATGGCTTTACAGAAAGCAATCAACTTCTTGGCAGAACCCAATTTAATCGCCTGAATCACATCCCCACGGGGTGCGAAAGGTTCTGGATTGACCGGATACCCAAGTTTGTCAAATACATAACCAGTAAGGTAAGTACCCTTCATCGCCTCACCCACCATCTGCGGCGACAAAAATAATCCTTGGTATAGAAGGCGATTTTGGTCAAAGGTCGCCCCACCATAACTACCAATACCAGGAGCCGTGAGGCGGCAAGCAGCAGCCTCTACTAAATCAGCGCGTCCGGCAACATAACCGCCAGCTGTGACAATAGTCCCACCAGGGTTTTTAATCAAGGAACCTGCCATTAAATCCGCACCCACATGGGTAGGTTCTTTGGTTTCAATAAATTCGCCATAGCAGTTATCAACAAAGCAAACAGTGTGAGGATTTTGCTGTTTGACCAAATTGACAATTTTTTCAATATCAGCAATTGATAGGCTCGGTCGCCAAGAATAGCCCCGAGAGCGTTGAATTAAAATTAAGCGAGTCCTATCAGTGATGCTATTGCTTAAAGCTAACCAATCTATAGATCCTTCAGAAGTTAGCTCTAATTGTCGGTATTTTATGCCAAACTCAATAAGGGAGCCTTGACCTTGACCCCGTAAACCAATAACTTCTTCAAGAGTATCGTAGGGGGAACCAGCCACTGCTAACATTTCATCACCAGGACGAAGTACACCAAATAAGGCGCAAGCGATCGCATGAGTTCCAGAAACAAACTGCACTCGCACCGCCGCAGCTTCAGCCCCCATTACTTCGGCAAAAACTTTATCCAAAGTTTCTCGACCTAAATCATCGTGACCGTAACCACTTACACCTGCAAAGTGGTGCGCTCCTACACGCTGATTACGAAAGGCTGACAGCACTCTTTGAAGATTTTGCTTGACCTGAGCGTCAATTCCCGAAAAAATCTCTATCAGTGCTTGTTCTGCTTGCCGCAGATATTCCAAGCTGTTCATTACTTCCTCGTTAACAAAAAAACTATACAAATGCGATCGCTCGCATAAACTAGGCTGTCAAATTTTAAATTCGGATTACTGCATGACAATTGCTACTTCAACTAAACCTCAAATCAATTGGGTGAATACCCTATTTTTCCTTGGGCTACACATCGGCGCATTATTCGCCTTTGTGCCTGGTAATTTCAGCTGGGCGGCAGTTGGTGTGGCTTTATTGCTTTACTGGATAACTGGTGGCTTAGGCATTACCTTAGGCTTTCATCGCCTAGTTACCCACCGCAGTTTCCAGACTCCCAAGTGGTTGGAATATTTCCTCATGCTTTGCGGGACTCTTGCCTGTCAAGGAGGCCCAATCGAGTGGATTGGTACACATCGCATTCATCATTTACATTCCGATACTGATCCCGATCCCCATGATTCCAACAAAGGTTTCTGGTGGAGCCATATTGGTTGGCTGATTTATCACTCTCCCTCCCACGCTGATGTTCCTCGTTTCACCAAAGATATTGCCGAAGACCCAGTTTATCAGTTTTTACAAAAATATTTCATCTTCATCCAAATTGCTCTGGGTTTATTGCTGCTATATTTGGGCGGCTGGTCTTTTGTTGTTTGGGGAATTTTCGTTCGTATCGTCTGGGTTTACCACTGTACTTGGTTAGTCAACAGTGCTACTCATAAATTTGGTTATCGCAGTTATGAATCTGGAGACAGATCAACTAACTGTTGGTGGGTAGCCTTACTCGTATTTGGCGAAGGTTGGCACAATAACCACCATGCTTTTCAATATTCAGCCCGTCACGGCTTGGAATGGTGGGAAATTGATTTAACTTGGATGACCATTCAATTACTGCAAATATTTGGTCTAGCAAGTAACGTCAAACTAGCAGACAAAAAGCAGTAATTAGTTTATTATGTGTCATTAGTTATTTGTCTGAAAAATGACTAATGACTTAGTAATTTTTTCGCAACCAAATATCCACTCGTCAGTTCTCAAATAGCTTCTAAAAGCTACAAACGAGCGTGCTTGGGTAGCTGAAATTGCTATGAATATATGTTATGACAAGTTACTTTTGTGGTGGCTTGGTAGAGGAGTTTTTTGTTCTTCAGGTTTTCATGACTACATCGATAATCAAAAATCAAGAAATAGAAAATCGCCTTAATAATCCCGAACTAAGGCTGAAAGATATTATCAAAACTTTACCCAAAGAATGTTTTCAACAGAACCGGAGAAAAGCATGGACACAAGCCTTGCTAAGTGTGGTCATGGCAGGTTTGGGTTATTGGACTATAGCAATTAGTCCTTGGTTTCTCTTACCCTTTGCTTGGATTTTTACAGGCACTGCTTTAACAGGTTTTTTTGTCATTGGTCATGACTGTGGACACCGTTCATTTGCCAAACGTCGTTGGGTAAATGATTTAGTAGGGCATTTATTTATGATGCCTTTAATTTATCCCTTTCACAGTTGGCGGATTAAGCATAATCATCATCACAAACATACAAATAAGTTAGATGAAGATAACGCTTGGCATCCCATCAGACCAGAAGTGTTTTCTAATTGGGGTAAAACCCGCCAGTCTGCCTTTAAATTATTTATGCGTCAACGCCTCTGGTGGGTAGGTTCCATTGGACATTGGGCAGTAGTACACTTTGATGCCAAAAATTTCAAAGCTAAAGACCAAGCCGATGTCAAACTTTCTGTGGCTGTAGTAGTAATATTCGCCGCAGTTACTTTCCCCATCCTCATCGCTACAACTGGAATTTGGGGATTTGTCAAATTTTGGTTTGTGCCTTGGTTGGTGTATCACTTCTGGATGAGTACCTTCACCATTGTTCACCATACATTTGCTGATGTTCCTTTTGAAGCAGAGAACAAATGGCATGAAGCGATGGCACAGTTATTTGGGACTATTCATTGCGATTATCCCAAATGGGTAGAGGTGTTATGTCATGATATTAATGTTCATGTTCCCCATCATCTTTCTACTGCAATTCCCTCCTACAATTTGCGGTTAGCTTATAGCAGTATTAAAGAAAATTGGGAACCTTATCTGCATGATGAATTTAAGTTTTCCTGGTCTTTAATGAAGCAAATTACAGACCAATGTCAACTTTACAAAACAGATATTGGCTATCAAACATTTAATGAATATTACGCAGGACGATAGTACCGTTAGCTAGTAATATTAACTAGATGCTCAACCAGCTTTAAAAACCAAGAAAAATCCAAATATTCTGTAAATTTAGCAGACTCTGGCAATTTTCTATTGACTCATAACTATTAGGTAAATTGCCAGAAGTTATTTCTTGGATATGCGATAAATAGCTTCGCAGACATCGCCGAGGCTGATTTTTTATGCCTCAAAAAAGTTCGATTTGTATCTCAAAATAGAATCAAGTGCAAGTAACCTCTATATCTTCCGATAATTCTCCCAATTTTGAACAGTTGGAGAATACTAAACTGCCGTTTACCCTTCAAGATTTAAAAGCAGCTATCCCGGCTGAATGTTTTCAACCTAATGTCAGCAAATCACTGTTTTATTTTTTTCGTGATGTCCTAATTATTGGTGTGTTGTATGCGATCGCTCATTATTTAGATTCTTGGTACTTCTGGCCGATTTTCTGGCTGATGCAAGGAACTATGTTTTGGGCGTTGTTTGTGGTTGGACATGACTGCGGACACCAATCTTTTTCTAAACATAAATGGCTCAATGATTTAATTGGGCATTTATCTCATACACCGATATTAGTTCCCTATCACGGTTGGCGCATTAGTCATAGGACACATCATAAAAATACTGGCAATATTGATAACGATGAAAGCTGGTATCCTGTGACAGAATCCCAATATCAAGAAATGCCTTTGTTACAAAAGATAGGACGCTACTACGCTTTTTTATTGGCATACCCAGTATATTTATTCAAGCGCTCTCCTAATAAAGAAGGCTCTCATTTCTTACCTAGCAGTTCCCTCTTCAAACCTGCCGAAAAATGGGATGTTATCACCAGCACAATTCTCTGGACTTGTATGGTTGGTTTGTTAGGATTCCTCACCTATCAATGGGGTTGGATGTGGTTATTGAAATACTATGCCGCGCCCTATATCGTATTTGTAATTTGGCTCGATTTGGTGACATTTCTCCACCATACTGAACCTGATGTACCTTGGTATCGTGGCGAAGATTGGACTTTCCTCAAAGGTGCAATTTCCAGCATTGATCGTAATTACGGTTTGGTAAATCATATCCATCACGATATCGGTACTCATGTAGCGCACCATATTTTCTTAAATATCCCTCACTACAACTTACTGAAAGCAACCGAGGCGATTAAACCAGTAATGGGTGAGTATTACCGCAAGTCTGAAGAACCAATTTGGAAAGCTTTATGGCGTTCTTGCTTGGCTTGCCATTTTGTCCCCAATACTGGTGGAAAAGTATATTACACTTCTTACCGCAAAGTAGCTAATGATTAATGTTTGTAGTAAGGACTTTAGTCCTTGACTATAAAGCTATAAACATTTCTTAAAATCTTCTAAATAAAAAGGCAAAAGAATTACTTCTTTTGCCTTTTTATTTAGATGTTGACTATTAGACTTTAGTACTCGTCGTCATCTTCCTCATCATCTTCATAATCATCATCGCCTTCATCCTCTACATCCTCTACTAGATCCTGGATGTCATCAGCAATCAACTCATCATCGAGAATTGAGCGACGGCTGTTAAATCCACCATCTCCCAGCGTAGGAGCATCCAAATTGTAGGCGCGAGCTGTGCGGTCATCCAACACCATATCCAGTGGATCATCAGTTTCATCCAACACACTGGTAGTTTCCAAGGTGGAATAATCTTCAATCATTCCTGGTTCATCATAGGTGTTGTAACCAGTTCCGGCAGGAATCAATCTTCCGATAATCACGTTTTCTTTCAAACCGCGCAACCAGTCAGACTTACCTTCAATGGCTGCTTCGGTGAGAACCCGTGTTGTCTCTTGGAAAGATGCAGCAGAAATGAAGCTGTCGGTATTTAAGGATGCTTTGGTGATACCTAACAATACTGGAGTGTATTGCGCTCTTGCACCGCCAGTAATCGCCATCGCTTCATTCACCTGCTCGACTTGGCGCAGTTCCACCAACTCACCAGGAAGCATGGTAGTATCACCACCATCATCAATCCGCACCTTGTTGGTCATCTGGCGCACAATCACTTCGATGTGTTTGTCAGCGATGTCAATACCTTGGGATTGGTACACCATCTGCACTTCATTCACTAGGAAGGTTTGCACCTTCTGTAAGGCATGGCTGGCGCAAGCATAAACACCATCTTCCGAACCCAAGCTGAAGAACACTTCCAGAATTTCGTGGGGATTGGAAGGCCCGTCACTCAATGTTTGACCTGCTGATACATGAGAACCATCTAATACGGCTAGGTTTTGTCCAGGGCCAAGGGGGTAATCGGTAACAACACCATTGGATTCGATAACTTTGATAGCGATCGCTTCATCACCATCACCATATACTACCTTAATTTCTCCGCCCCGTTTAGCTAAGATACAAGCTTCCTTAGGCTTCCGGGCTTCTAGTAGTTCTTCAATCCGAGGCAAACCTTGGATGATGTCTCCAGTTTTTGCTCGTTCAAACACCAGCAGCACCAAGTTATCGCCCCGTTGTACCAAGTCACCATCTTCTATTTGCAATACTGCACCAGGGCTGACTCGGTAGGGACGACCAGCACGGATAGTCACGGCGTAGTTCTTAGTGCTGAGTCCTGCCTCTTGATTGCTGGAACTTTCAGCCGCATTTTTTACTGAGACAATTTGTCCAGATTCTTCGGCAAAGATACCAGAGGCAATTTCTGTACCCTCAACCACTAAATCACCTGCTTTGACTTTGGGTTGGGTGCTAGTATTCAGCGTTACCATATCGCTGTGACGTAACACTAAACAACGGCGTACCGCTTCAGTTCCCTTCTGTACACCCCGGACAATCCCACCTTCTTTAGAGAGGATTTGAGTACGGGCAACGACAGCACCAGGGACGATGGTTTCCCCATCTTGTACTTCTAGGCTTGTCTGGGTACTACCTTGAGTGGCATCAGCCGCAATATCACGACGCAGCACCAAGGATTCTAGAATCACCAGCTGCAAGCGTTGAACCTCTGCACTCTCAGCATCAGGGATTAACTCAATGTCTGCCGCTAGAGGAGAAGCGTTATGTTCTTGTTCGCCTTCCTGCTCAATTTCCAATACCAATTGGGTACGTAGCAGTTCCACACCTTCTACAGACTTAACCCGTTCAGAATCCTTGTAGGGAAGTCTTTGTACAGCCCGTAGTTGAATTGAACGTCCGGTTTGCTGACTAACAGATGTAGTAGATGGCACATCTGGATTTGTAGGTACGGCAAACTCCACAACTGGACGGCTTAACAGTGCAGGGCCTTCTGGTGACTCTACATACTGGATGTAACGCAGTTCGGTTGCAACTTGCCCTAACAGTTCTTCTCCAGGTTGTAGCAAGGTATTATCTCTACCAATAACTGCTTCTGGGTCGTCTACCATCAGCAGTTCACCAGGCTTAATTACGACTTCCCGGAGAATGTCGTTTTTCTGGGTAACTTCTACCACACCACTGTTTTGACAGAAGATGTCTTTAACAACTTCTGTACCAGCTTCCACAAACTGACCATCTTCTACCAACAGCAAGGAGATGTCTTTGTTAACTTCGTGAGTTTCTTCAGGAATCCATAACAGAGTGCCACCCTGTACCACTTCGTAACCCAGCTTGGCTTTACCTTTCTTCTGAACTTCTACGCCGGAGAACTTTAGGAAACCACCTGTAGTTGTGCGATAGCGGTCATCGATTAACTCAGCAACTACTTGACCATTTTGTACTTTTGTGCCTGGGGTTGCTCGGAGGTTAAATACTTGATTGTTACCAGTAGTTACTAAGTAGCTGTTACGACCTTGGGAACTTTGAACGGTGACGGTTGCTTGGTCTAAAACCACAGAAGCGGTAATGATTTCGATTTCTCTAGTACTCTTACCAGGAGTAGCTTCTGGTAAACGTACTACACCACCATGTATAGTTGTTAACTTGGTTTCCGCAAGGACACCGTTGGTTTCGACGCGATCGCCATTTTTCACTACCAACTCAGCCCCTGGTGGCAAGTTATACACTTCACCAGAAAGAATCCAAATCAAACCACCTCTAGCGGCTGTGGTTGTGGTGTTACCTTGACGGTCTGTCTTTTGTTCAGGAACCACATCAGCAAACTTCACTTCCCCAGCTAGGTCAGAAGCCACATCTTTTACGGCTTTTTCTGTATTAGTCCGGGTAGTCCGACCACCAAGG harbors:
- a CDS encoding fatty acid desaturase, with product MTTSIIKNQEIENRLNNPELRLKDIIKTLPKECFQQNRRKAWTQALLSVVMAGLGYWTIAISPWFLLPFAWIFTGTALTGFFVIGHDCGHRSFAKRRWVNDLVGHLFMMPLIYPFHSWRIKHNHHHKHTNKLDEDNAWHPIRPEVFSNWGKTRQSAFKLFMRQRLWWVGSIGHWAVVHFDAKNFKAKDQADVKLSVAVVVIFAAVTFPILIATTGIWGFVKFWFVPWLVYHFWMSTFTIVHHTFADVPFEAENKWHEAMAQLFGTIHCDYPKWVEVLCHDINVHVPHHLSTAIPSYNLRLAYSSIKENWEPYLHDEFKFSWSLMKQITDQCQLYKTDIGYQTFNEYYAGR
- a CDS encoding DNA-directed RNA polymerase subunit beta'', whose protein sequence is MTNEKMIFRNRVVDKGQLRNLISWAFTHYGTARTAVMADKLKDLGFRYATRAGVSISVDDLMVPPSKRSLLEAAEEEIRATEARYQRGEITEVERFQKVIDTWNGTSEALKDEVVTHFKQTNPLNSVYMMAFSGARGNISQVRQLVGMRGLMADPQGEIIDLPIKTNFREGLTVTEYIISSYGARKGLVDTALRTADSGYLTRRLVDVSQDVIIREIDCGTTRGIPIRAMTEGNKTLIKLSTRLLGRVIGEDVINPTTKEVVAPRNMPISDDLAKDIEKAGVKEVVVRSPLTCEAARSVCQHCYGWSLAHAKMVDLGEAVGIIAAQSIGEPGTQLTMRTFHTGGVFTGEVAQQVRSKADGTIKLPKKLRTRPYRTRHGEDALFVESNGIMILEPRKEGSETPPPQEVHVTQGSTIYITDGQQVKQGQLLAEVALGGRTTRTNTEKAVKDVASDLAGEVKFADVVPEQKTDRQGNTTTTAARGGLIWILSGEVYNLPPGAELVVKNGDRVETNGVLAETKLTTIHGGVVRLPEATPGKSTREIEIITASVVLDQATVTVQSSQGRNSYLVTTGNNQVFNLRATPGTKVQNGQVVAELIDDRYRTTTGGFLKFSGVEVQKKGKAKLGYEVVQGGTLLWIPEETHEVNKDISLLLVEDGQFVEAGTEVVKDIFCQNSGVVEVTQKNDILREVVIKPGELLMVDDPEAVIGRDNTLLQPGEELLGQVATELRYIQYVESPEGPALLSRPVVEFAVPTNPDVPSTTSVSQQTGRSIQLRAVQRLPYKDSERVKSVEGVELLRTQLVLEIEQEGEQEHNASPLAADIELIPDAESAEVQRLQLVILESLVLRRDIAADATQGSTQTSLEVQDGETIVPGAVVARTQILSKEGGIVRGVQKGTEAVRRCLVLRHSDMVTLNTSTQPKVKAGDLVVEGTEIASGIFAEESGQIVSVKNAAESSSNQEAGLSTKNYAVTIRAGRPYRVSPGAVLQIEDGDLVQRGDNLVLLVFERAKTGDIIQGLPRIEELLEARKPKEACILAKRGGEIKVVYGDGDEAIAIKVIESNGVVTDYPLGPGQNLAVLDGSHVSAGQTLSDGPSNPHEILEVFFSLGSEDGVYACASHALQKVQTFLVNEVQMVYQSQGIDIADKHIEVIVRQMTNKVRIDDGGDTTMLPGELVELRQVEQVNEAMAITGGARAQYTPVLLGITKASLNTDSFISAASFQETTRVLTEAAIEGKSDWLRGLKENVIIGRLIPAGTGYNTYDEPGMIEDYSTLETTSVLDETDDPLDMVLDDRTARAYNLDAPTLGDGGFNSRRSILDDELIADDIQDLVEDVEDEGDDDYEDDEEDDDEY
- a CDS encoding acyl-CoA desaturase gives rise to the protein MTIATSTKPQINWVNTLFFLGLHIGALFAFVPGNFSWAAVGVALLLYWITGGLGITLGFHRLVTHRSFQTPKWLEYFLMLCGTLACQGGPIEWIGTHRIHHLHSDTDPDPHDSNKGFWWSHIGWLIYHSPSHADVPRFTKDIAEDPVYQFLQKYFIFIQIALGLLLLYLGGWSFVVWGIFVRIVWVYHCTWLVNSATHKFGYRSYESGDRSTNCWWVALLVFGEGWHNNHHAFQYSARHGLEWWEIDLTWMTIQLLQIFGLASNVKLADKKQ
- a CDS encoding fatty acid desaturase, with the translated sequence MQVTSISSDNSPNFEQLENTKLPFTLQDLKAAIPAECFQPNVSKSLFYFFRDVLIIGVLYAIAHYLDSWYFWPIFWLMQGTMFWALFVVGHDCGHQSFSKHKWLNDLIGHLSHTPILVPYHGWRISHRTHHKNTGNIDNDESWYPVTESQYQEMPLLQKIGRYYAFLLAYPVYLFKRSPNKEGSHFLPSSSLFKPAEKWDVITSTILWTCMVGLLGFLTYQWGWMWLLKYYAAPYIVFVIWLDLVTFLHHTEPDVPWYRGEDWTFLKGAISSIDRNYGLVNHIHHDIGTHVAHHIFLNIPHYNLLKATEAIKPVMGEYYRKSEEPIWKALWRSCLACHFVPNTGGKVYYTSYRKVAND
- a CDS encoding methionine gamma-lyase family protein, whose amino-acid sequence is MNSLEYLRQAEQALIEIFSGIDAQVKQNLQRVLSAFRNQRVGAHHFAGVSGYGHDDLGRETLDKVFAEVMGAEAAAVRVQFVSGTHAIACALFGVLRPGDEMLAVAGSPYDTLEEVIGLRGQGQGSLIEFGIKYRQLELTSEGSIDWLALSNSITDRTRLILIQRSRGYSWRPSLSIADIEKIVNLVKQQNPHTVCFVDNCYGEFIETKEPTHVGADLMAGSLIKNPGGTIVTAGGYVAGRADLVEAAACRLTAPGIGSYGGATFDQNRLLYQGLFLSPQMVGEAMKGTYLTGYVFDKLGYPVNPEPFAPRGDVIQAIKLGSAKKLIAFCKAIQQNSPVGSYLDPVPDAMPGYESQVVMAGGTFIEGSTLEFSADGPLREPYVVYCQGGTHWTHVAIALEAAIEAVGSGGG